Proteins encoded within one genomic window of Eleutherodactylus coqui strain aEleCoq1 chromosome 1, aEleCoq1.hap1, whole genome shotgun sequence:
- the RPS3 gene encoding small ribosomal subunit protein uS3, with amino-acid sequence MAVQISKKRKFVADGIFKAELNEFLTRELAEDGYSGVEVRVTPTRTEIIILATRTQNVLGEKGRRIRELTAVVQKRFGFPEGSVELYAEKVATRGLCAIAQAESLRYKLLGGLAVRRACYGVLRFIMESGAKGCEVVVSGKLRGQRAKSMKFVDGLMIHSGDPVNYYVDTAVRHVLLRQGVLGIKVKIMLPWDPSGKIGPKKPLPDHVSIVEPKEEILPTTPISEQKGAKPEQQAQPPAMPQPVPTA; translated from the exons ATGGCGGTGCAGATCTCGAAGAAGAGGAAG TTTGTCGCTGATGGCATCTTCAAGGCCGAGCTGAATGAGTTCCTGACCCGGGAGCTGGCGGAGGATGGCTACTCCGGCGTGGAGGTCCGAGTCACTCCCACCAGGACAGAGATCATCATCCTCGCCACCAG GACCCAGAATGTCCTCGGTGAGAAGGGGCGCCGCATCCGTGAGCTGACTGCTGTGGTACAGAAGAGGTTCGGCTTTCCTGAGGGCAGCGTTGAG CTGTACGCAGAGAAGGTTGCCACAAGGGGCCTGTGTGCTATCGCCCAAGCAGAGTCCCTGCGCTACAAGCTCCTGGGAGGTCTGGCAGTGAGGAG AGCCTGTTATGGTGTCCTGCGGTTCATCATGGAGAGTGGAGCCAAGGGTTGTGAGGTTGTTGTGTCCGGCAAACTGCGAGGCCAGAGAGCCAAGTCTATGAAATTTGTGGACGGCCTGATGATCCACAGCGGTGACCCCGTCAACTACTATGTGGACACAGCAGTGCGCCACGTTCTGCTCAGACAGG GTGTTCTTGGCATCAAGGTAAAGATCATGCTGCCATGGGACCCAAGCGGAAAGATTGGACCCAAGAAGCCTCTGCCTGACCATGTCAGCATTGTGGAGCCCAAAGAGGAGATCCTGCCAACAACCCCCATCTCTGAGCAGAAAGGAGCCAAGCCAGAACAGCAGGCACAGCCCCCTGCCATGCCCCAGCCTGTGCCCACCGCATAA